The DNA window TCCTGGAATATAATGTCCGCTTTGGAGATCCGGAATGCCAGCCCCTGATGTCCCGGCTTGAATCCGATCTGGTCGAGATCATGATGTCCTGTGTTCAGGGAACCCTCAAACCCGAGCATGTCCGGTTCCGTCCCGAAACCAGTTGCTGCGTTGTCATGGCGGCCAAGGGCTATCCCCAGGCGTACCCCAGGGGAATGCGCATCACCGGCATCGAGGATGCGGAAACCATGGAAACCGTCAATGTTTTCCAGGCCGGAACCAAACTTGAAAACGGAGTGCCCGTGACGACGGGCGGTCGGGTGCTGGGTGTCACGGCCCTGGGCGCCGATCTGGCCGAAGCCCGAGACCGGGCCTACCAGGCCGTCAAACGGATTCACTTTGAAAACAGCTATTATCGTACCGATATCGCCGACAAAGGCTTACGGAGGTCTGAATGCCACAAGTAGCAATCTTCATGGGCAGCAAATCCGATGAGGCAACAGTGCGGCCCTGTGTGGAAATCTTGGACAAACTGGGTGTCACCTCCCACTTCACCATCACTTCGGCCCACCGTACCCCGGAACGAACCGCCGCGCTGGTGCGCGAGTTGGAGGAGGATGGAGTACAGGTTTTCATTTGCGCGGCGGGTCTCGCCGCGCACCTGGCCGGAGCCGTGGCCGCCAAGACCATCCGCCCGGTCCTGGGTATTCCCGTGACCGGATCCGCTCTTGGCGGCTGGGATGCCCTGCTGGCCACGGTACAAATGCCCCCTGGATTTCCCGTGGGAACCTTGGCCCTGGACAAGGTCGGCGCCCGCAACGCCGCTTGGCTGGCCGCGCAAATCCTGGCCCTGCATGATCAGGAATTGGCCCAGCGAATCATGGATGAACGCCGTGGAA is part of the Deltaproteobacteria bacterium genome and encodes:
- the purE gene encoding 5-(carboxyamino)imidazole ribonucleotide mutase, coding for MPQVAIFMGSKSDEATVRPCVEILDKLGVTSHFTITSAHRTPERTAALVRELEEDGVQVFICAAGLAAHLAGAVAAKTIRPVLGIPVTGSALGGWDALLATVQMPPGFPVGTLALDKVGARNAAWLAAQILALHDQELAQRIMDERRGMAAQVEEDAQSL